AGGTCGTGCACGGCCACCTCTGCGAGGCCCAGAGCGCCTGCCAGGTACCGGAGCAGGCCCGTGGGGACGTTGGCGGTGCCGTCCGGATGGAGAACGGGGTGCAGCCTCCCGCCACGGCCGTTGAAGTGGTGGGTGTCCGGCAACAGCGCGGTTGCGACCAGAGCGGGACCGCTGCTGATCTCGTGGCTGCTCTGCTGGTTGAGGAACAACTGGCCTGGTTGCAGGGACTCCCACAGATCGGGTCGTGGGTAGTCGAGTACCCGGTTGTCCGCGATGAGCCACTGACGGTCGAAACTGCGCAGGGCGATCCGCAGGATGCATGGATTTGCCCCGGACGCCTCTTCCATGGGCCGGTCCGGGTGAGGGAAGCCCGGCAGAGCCGCCACCTGCCTGCCGAGTCGACGATCCCGTGTCTCCTTGAACAGGAGCGCCTTCTCAACGGGATCCGACTCTCCCATGAGCCGTGCCCACCGTCGCCGCAGGACCGCGTCCGACGGGGAGGTCACCCAGGACCGGTTGGTCGTGATGCCAAGACTTCCCCAAGGAAACACCTCGTCCAACGCCGGATAGTCGTCCCACCCCGACAACGCCGCCGGCGTGAACGGTCGTGCCCCCTCCGCATGCGCGTCCCGCCAGCCCTCGTCGTCCAGGCTCAGTTCGCCGAGTCGAGCGAGCTTCTCCGCGCGCCTGCCGTGCAGGGCCCGGTAGTGAATGCGTGCGGCTTCGGTGGAGTCGTGATCCACGCGCCGTACGAAGAGGCAGATCGACAGTGGCTGGGCGACGTGCGGGAACACGCGTGTTGCCACCTCTGCCCGCTGCCCCTCCGGCGACAGGTTGATGATCCATCCCTCGTCGCACGTCCTACGCAGATAGGCGCGCATGCCCCGTCCGGCCGGACCGGTGGCGAAGGCGGACGGGGTGATGAAGCAGACGACGCCGTGCCGGTCGTCCCCGTGGGCGTCGAAGACCTTCCAGGTGGCCCAGCGCCAGAAGTAGACGTACATGTTCTTGAGCGCGTGCTCGTACCGGCCGTTTCCTGGATGACGGAAGTCGTCCAGTGGTGGACGGCCCTGCCCCTTGACGCGCTTCTCGATCCAGCCGCCACGGTTCTCGGCCTTGTCGTCGTAGGGAGGATTGGCGATGACCACGGTGACCGGGACGTTCGCCTTGACGTGGTTGGCGCGGGCGCGCGACTCCGAGATCGCCGCGTAGGTGGAGACGAACTGCTCCTCCTGGACGAAGGGATCGTCGAGGGCGTCGGTGACGAAGAGGTTCAGCCCGTGCGGCGGCGGTGTCGCACCGTATTTCCTGAGCAGGTCCGTGGTGCGCATCTCGGCCACGGCGAAGGGACCCATCTGGAGCTCGAAGCCGTAGAGACGTTCGGCGAGGCGGCCGATCGCGTCGGGCGCCATGGCCTCGCCCTGCCGTTCGGCGGCCTGCCGGGCGACGCGGTCGATGACGGTGTGGAGGTAGGTTCCCGTGCCCATGGCGGGGTCGACGATGTGGACGTCCGTGTCGCCGAAGCCGCGTGCCCTGCCCAGGCGGGTGCGGAGCACGTCCTCGGCCAGGCGCACCATCTCCTCCACCACCTCGTGCGGGGTGTAGTACGAGCCGCTGCGCTGTCGCAGACCGTCGTCGTAGACGGAGAGGAACGACTCGTACAGGTGGAGGTAGGCGTCGCGGTCACCGTCCCGGATGGTGCCCCAGTCGACTGCGCCGATGGTCCGGGCCAGGAGGTGGAGGGTCACCTCGAAGCGTTCGTTGACGCTGTCGGTGAGCAGTTGGAGGGCCTTGCCCATGAGGGCGTGACCGGCGTTGAGGCGGCGGCCGATCTCGTGGAAGCTCGTGCCGGTGACGGGGATGCCCTCGGTGTGGGCGAGCAGCACAGCGAAGGTGACGGTCTGGGCGTAGCCGTCCGCGAAGGTGGCGTCGTCGGCAGTGGGGAAGAGCAGTCTGCGCCAGTCGCTCCGCAGGCCGGTGAAGGGGCGGTCGGCGGACGAGGCGTTCGCGGAATCCGAGGCCGGGGCGGTCTGGGCTTCGGCCCGGAGCTGCTCCCGTACAGCCTCGCGTAGCAACCGGCACAGCGGGGCGAGTTGCCGGACCAGGACCGAGACGCGACGGATCGGCGTCGGTTCCCACCAGAGCACCGCCTTGGTGAGCGCGTCGAAGGCGCCGAGGTCGTCGGCCGAAAGTTTCTCCCCGGCACTTGTGAGGGGTCCGGAGAGCACGACCTCCTCGCCGACCTGCACGCCGTACCGGTACAACCGCCAGTGGGTGCCGTTGGTGTAGAGAAGATTGGGGAGATCGCGCAGGCGTTCCCACTGGCGTTTGTTGTGGCCGGTGAAGCGCTCGGGGTCGATGCTTCCGTCCGAGCGCTTCAACTCGACGTATCCGGTGATGTCCCCGCCGACGCGCACGGCCCAGTCGGGACGGACCCCGAGATGCTGAACGCGGGTCTCGGGATACCAGGTGACATCGGGCCGGGCACAGTGCGTGCCCACGGTACGGAACAACTGTTCCAACGGGCCCCGGATCGCGGCCTCGCGGTCCCCTGGCCCGGCCAGGTTGTGTTTGCATTCGGCTCCGAACGCGGACACGGCGTCCCGGAGCCATCGAAGGTGCGCGTCAGACATGGTCCCCCCACCCCTGGGCCCGATGAGGGATCCGGGCCCGCCCCTTGATGGGCAGTATGGGAGGAGCAGTGCCGAATGGGTAGAGAGCATGCGAGAGTTGACGTATGCGCCCATGCGCCCCGCCGTGGTCGCTGATGCTTCGCCGGTCGACGCGTCAGTGACTGGCGTACCGCTCCCGTGTCGCCATTCTTCATCCGCTAAGGTCTTGTGAACTTAGTGCACGGATCGCATACTGGGCTGGCCATTGCTCAACTTCGCGCCGCGCCCAAGGGGGCGGGGGCATGCTCCAGGGGACAGGCGTGACCGGTTCAGACAGCAGGCTCGTACAGACAGCTGTGATCGGGGGCAGGAATTCCGGCCGGGCGATCATCCTGCCCACGGGCGCGGACGAACTCGCCCGCTGGCGACGGCGTCACCCCAACTACACGTACTGGTGTGGTACCCAACTCGGCGGTTGTGGCCATGAACTCTCCGACCGTCTCTACCGTGACAAGGTGTGCCACTTCGCCCACCACCCGCAC
This portion of the Streptomyces mirabilis genome encodes:
- a CDS encoding type ISP restriction/modification enzyme, which translates into the protein MSDAHLRWLRDAVSAFGAECKHNLAGPGDREAAIRGPLEQLFRTVGTHCARPDVTWYPETRVQHLGVRPDWAVRVGGDITGYVELKRSDGSIDPERFTGHNKRQWERLRDLPNLLYTNGTHWRLYRYGVQVGEEVVLSGPLTSAGEKLSADDLGAFDALTKAVLWWEPTPIRRVSVLVRQLAPLCRLLREAVREQLRAEAQTAPASDSANASSADRPFTGLRSDWRRLLFPTADDATFADGYAQTVTFAVLLAHTEGIPVTGTSFHEIGRRLNAGHALMGKALQLLTDSVNERFEVTLHLLARTIGAVDWGTIRDGDRDAYLHLYESFLSVYDDGLRQRSGSYYTPHEVVEEMVRLAEDVLRTRLGRARGFGDTDVHIVDPAMGTGTYLHTVIDRVARQAAERQGEAMAPDAIGRLAERLYGFELQMGPFAVAEMRTTDLLRKYGATPPPHGLNLFVTDALDDPFVQEEQFVSTYAAISESRARANHVKANVPVTVVIANPPYDDKAENRGGWIEKRVKGQGRPPLDDFRHPGNGRYEHALKNMYVYFWRWATWKVFDAHGDDRHGVVCFITPSAFATGPAGRGMRAYLRRTCDEGWIINLSPEGQRAEVATRVFPHVAQPLSICLFVRRVDHDSTEAARIHYRALHGRRAEKLARLGELSLDDEGWRDAHAEGARPFTPAALSGWDDYPALDEVFPWGSLGITTNRSWVTSPSDAVLRRRWARLMGESDPVEKALLFKETRDRRLGRQVAALPGFPHPDRPMEEASGANPCILRIALRSFDRQWLIADNRVLDYPRPDLWESLQPGQLFLNQQSSHEISSGPALVATALLPDTHHFNGRGGRLHPVLHPDGTANVPTGLLRYLAGALGLAEVAVHDLAAYAVAVAGHTAFTEHFAEELLTAGVRLPLTRDPELWQEAVRIGHEFLWAASYGGHDIPGRAQMSDEDGVRFPRATPGR